The Oryzias latipes chromosome 8, ASM223467v1 genomic interval catttctgtcacccaccatgcatcacccatgacgcatgcatttctgtcacccaccacgcatcacccatgacacatgcatttctgtcactcaccatgcatcacccatgaaacatgcatttctgtcacccaccacgcatcacccatgacacatgcatttctgtcacccaccacgcatcacccatgacacatgcatttctgtcactcaccacgcatcacccatgacacatgcatttctgtcactcaccatgcatcacccatgacgcatgcatttctgtcacccaccacgcatcacccatgacacatgcatttctgtcactcaccatgcatcacccatgacgcatgcatcacccatgacacatgcatttttgtcactcaccatgcatcacccatgacacatgcatttctgtcactcaccatgcatcacccatgacgcatgcatttctgtcacccaccacgcatcgcgcatcacccatgacacatgcatttctgtcactcaccatgcatcacccatgacgcatgcatcacccatgacacatgcatttttgtcactcaccatgcatcacccatgacacatgcatttctgtcactcacCATGCATCGCCCAtgacacatgcatttctgtcacccaccatgcatcacccatgaaacatgcatttctgtcacccaccataaatcacccatgacacatgcatttctgtcactcaccatgcatcacccatgacacatgcatttctgtcacccaccatgcatcacccatgacgcaTGCATTTCTGTAACCCACCACGCATCACCCAtgacacatgcatttctgtcactcaccatgcatcacccatgaaacatgcatttctgtcactcaacatgcatcacccatgaaacatgcatttctgtcacccaccacgcatcacccatgaaacatgcatttctgtcacccaccatgcatcacccatgacgcatccatttctgtcacccaccacgcatcacccatgacacatgcatttctgtcactcaccatgcatcacccatgacgcatgcatttctgtcacccaccacgCATCGCGCATCGCCCATGACGCAtacatttctgtcacccaccatgcatcacccatgaaacatgcatttctgtcacccaccatgcatcacccatgacgcatgcatttctgtcacccaccacgcatcacccatgacacatgcatttctgtcactcaccatgcatcacccatgacgcatgcatttctgtcacccaccatgcatcacccatgaaacatgcatttctgtcacccaccacgcatcacccatgacacatgcatttctgtcactcaccacgcatcacccatgacacatgcatttctgtcactcaccatgcatcacccatgacgcatgcatttctgtcacccaccacgcatcacccatgacacatgcatttctgtcactcaccatgcatcacccatgacgcatgcatcacccatgacacatgcatttttgtcactcaccatgcatcacccatgacacatgcatttctgtcactcaccatgcatcacccatgacgcatgcatttctgtcacccaccacgcatcgcgcatcacccatgacacatgcatttctgtcactcaccatgcatcacccatgacgcatgcatcacccatgacacatgcatttttgtcactcaccatgcatcacccatgacacatgcatttctgtcactcacCATGCATCGCCCAtgacacatgcatttctgtcacccaccatgcatcacccatgaaacatgcatttctgtcacccaccataaatcacccatgacacatgcatttctgtcactcaccatgcatcacccatgacacatgcatttctgtcacccaccatgcatcacccatgacgcatgcatttctgtcacccaccacgcatcacccatgacacatgcatttctgtcactcaccatgcatcacccatgacgcatgcatcacccatgacacatgcatttctgtcactcaccatgcatcacccatgaaacatgcatttctgtcactcaacatgcatcacccatgaaacatgcatttctgtcacccaccacgcatcacccatgacacatgcatttctgtcactcaccatgcatcacccatgaaacatgcatttctgtcacccaccacgcatcacccatgacacatgcatttctgtcacccaccatgcatcacccatgacgcatgcatttctgtcactcacCACGCATCAcccatgaaacatgcatttctgtcacccaccacgcatcacccatgacacatgcatttctgtcacccaccatgcatcacccatgacacatgcatttctgtcacccaccatgcatcacccatgaaacatgcatttctgtcacccaccacgcatcacccatgacacatgcatttctgtcacccaccatgcatcacccatgacacatgcatttctgtcactcaccatgcatcacccatgaaacatgcatttctgtcacccaccatgcatcacccatgacacatgcatttctgtcacccaccatgcatcacccatgacgaatgcatttctgtcactcaccatgcatcacccatgaaacatgcatttctgtcacccaccatgCATCAACCATTACACATTCAGCGTCTCTGTTACCCATCATGCACGTCACTTCTCCTCATTTGCAGGCGTGGCACACGAAGATGAACAGCACCTCAGTCTTCAATATCTGTCTCTTTCCACCCAACAGACCTGTGTTTCCTCCACTCTGCAACCGTGCTAAAATGGTTTCTGGGTAATCTGGTTGCCGATGAGTTTACGGTGGCCCAGTGTGGACGCCTTCACATCCAGAAACAGTCCCTCTGCTTCAAACAGGACGCTGTCGTGTTTTAGGCTTTAAAGTCCACCTGTCTGTGCTGTTGGTTCACAGTCAAcaagaaaaattcaaatgttgGTGTTGCTCTGAATGTAGAGATGACCAAGAAATAAATGTGATCAAATATTTAATCTGTATAATACTCTGTATAATGGCTCACCTTTTGACTGCAACAAAACCATATGAATCACTACTGCCCCCCCCAGGTTCACCTTCTGTTATCGACcacataaacagaaaaaagggggggggtctCACCTGATCATCAAATATTTACGTACTTTGAGCTCAATATTGTTTGGTGATGAAGAGCAGACAGAGTGGGATGCCTGAGGCTGCAATATGAAAGTAATGACGGTgacggtggggggggggggggggtgcaggtgGAAGTCATCATGAATCAGCCCACCCTCTCCCCCCAGGGAGGGGGCATGGACCCACCGCCATGCCTCCCACCTTCCTGTTGGTCCTTGAAGGTCTTCGTGAGACATTCTTGTCTGAATCTTCAGGACTTTATGCCGTCATGGTAACAAACTCCTCCCACATTTCACTGttttttcggggggggggggggggtatttgtGCTAATGCATTCTTAAGCAGAATTCTGCCGAGGACATGACCTGTTGTATAACTGTTCTGCAGTGGCTCCTTAAACGGCCTCACAGCGCCCCCCTGTGGTCAGACCATCCCACTAGACCGGACCAGGTTCTGTCCATGAGGGGCTGCTGTCCTTTAGCACGATTTATTATTTACCAACCTTTTATATCACAAAGTAAAGCAGCTTTTAGGATGGATGCAGAGTTTGTGAAGCTCTGTGGGTAAAAGTGTGCAAAAACTTTAACTGCCGTTTAtaatttctgaacatttttctgaaactttccccaaatctgtgtttttatttctcacCAAAATCCTGTAAAGCAGgaactgcagcagcagattAATGCAAAGATAAGGCTTTGCATGGAGTAATCCTAAATCTAGTTcactaaaaagaaatgttaaaatacaaGAATTCACTTTggatgaaaacaataaaaaaatgcttaaatttCTTCTGAATTGATTTCTTAATGATTGAATGTGTCGGGAAAACATACCAACCAGCAACAGGAGTGACAAATCAGACTAAAGTTTAGACCTTCAGTGGGACACAAAGGATTGAGAGGAAAACCCAGACATTCACCCTCCGGCTTATGCAGCTGTCAGAGGAACCTGCTTTGCTGCAGATCAGAGCGGAAGCTGCTTTCTCTCACTTCCTGGTTGGTGGAAACCATCAAAACACGTTGAGTGCGGCGTGAGCTCGTGCAGCAGACGATCAACCGCCGTTCCAGATCCAGTTCCGTTTGGCGGCTTTTCTAGAATTTCTCAAACATCTTTTTGTTTCCCGTTTCGTTTGCagtttaccccttgtgctatcttagatgacaccagtgaagatcacaaatcattgaagaaaaaagattcagagctctgactagtgggtctagatgaccccactcccaatgttaaagtgcctaggatagaacaagggttacagaattTCCTCTAAAAGTAATTTTTACTGAAGCTGAATATTTGGACACCAATGAATCTAGATGTGAACCCTaccggtgggggtggggggggtcctGCAGTGAAGAAGAAGACAGGAAGTGGCCCCATGCTCCATCTGAGGGTCACTGCTCAACAGTACGTTGCCACGGTAACTGGAACTACCCGCGTTGTtactgttgccatggtaacaacGCGGGGTAGTTCTAAAGGGCCAGCCCGTCGTGACCATTGCCGTAGTGCAGGAGCAGCGGATTTCGGGAGGTTACCACGGTAACACCGTTTCTGTGGAGTTTCATAGGGAGGACGCCACGCTCTCACAGCGCCGCAGGTGTTTGGAGACCAGAATGAATCCACAGAATGCAAACGTACAAGTacttattaatttatttacacaattaaaaaagcacagATACAGTGGCATTACAAATGAGGAGCCAGAGTCCTGGGATGGGAGTGAAAAGAGATTCCCGTGGATCCACGGCGTTCCCTCCGCAGGCCGGAGCGTCCTCCAGGGGGAGGTGACAGAGCAACGGTGTTCTCACATCCAACATCAGTGAGACACACACGTCTATCATCACATTGTTGTTTTCAAGGTGAAATCTATTCAGGAAAACTACAGACACGGCCTCAGCATGGCGTCTACTGGAATGAGGCGCCCCCGCCCCCTCTACACGTCAGGCTCCTGCAGCGGCTGCCGAGGACGTGGAACAGAGCAGGCGATGCATCCTACACACCACAACACAACTACAACCCCCTCAGCTACACAAACCAACCACTTCATCACACAAAGACATCTCTACTTTAAAGCCCCGCGGGTTCCGGTCCGATCAGGAGATCCGGCCCAGGAGGCGTCTGCGTCTACAATCGGTCAACAGCTGGGAAGGCTCAGAACTGCTTCCTTTGGGGTCACATTCAGGGCCGCCTCCACAGAGATGTTCCTGAATGCAGCACGAAGCCATCCCCTGATCCGGACGCCAGGACCTCGGGTCGGGACTCCAGAGAAAGAACCGTAGTGACTGAGGTGAAGGTGGATAACAGTCTTGGGTTCAGTAAAAATCTAAGCGGGATCCGACACAAACTGACCGCATTAACAGCGATTTGGAGGCGGAGCTGTTCACACGAGCAGCAGCGACAGATTCTCAAAAATAAAGTTAGGAATCTGGAAAAGTCCCGTCACACAAGACCAACGGCTGCAACAACCCGTGTGGAAAGTCCAACCGGTCCTGTCTGACGCCAAAGGAAGCAGACGGAGACGCCATACAGGCCCAGGTGAAGGtacaaaaaaaggtcaaaggttaaataaaaaaaacctgctcaCCCTGATCCCTCACCCCTTCCAGAGTGTGAGACTCTGAGACAGAagcacataaatacacacaaacacacacggcTCTAAAAACACCAGCCGCTCTGCCATATTCACAGTTTTCTGACCTGAACGCCACGTGGCGTCACAACCGGCGCTCGGACCGCAGCCGTCGCGTCCCACAGCGGCGGCACAACTCAGAAATTAAGACAAAGTCACTTTGTGGGCATGTGAGGTCAGCACAGGCTCTCTCCATGCCCGTCCCACCTGAAGGGAGCAAAGACACTCGGCCGTGCGGCACAGCTAACGCTCCCTTCACGGGCTGCTACCAGGCCGAGCAGCCGCTTCAGGAGAAGAGAAAGTACAAGTTAAACCATAAAGGAGGATGAATCCATGGCTTCATCACcagaagggaggaggaggaggcattTCCACATCTTCCACAAGACAGGAAGAAGAGTTTTTGTGGCTGCTACTTTGCCAAGATGGTAGTTAAGGCAACCAAACCGCTCCACCTGCCCATCCCTTtgtctcccacacacacacacacacaaacacaacatccCGACTGTGCGTCTCCTTCCACGAGTGAACAGAAGCACAGCCGGGCTCTTGTGCTCTGGTTGGCGGTCCTCGGCGTCACGTGAGGCTTCTGGCAGTCCGTGCGGAGGAGTGTGAGCGAGTGTGCGTGCTGCAGGCGGTGCGAGTTGAGGCCTCCGTGGTGGACAGGTGGACGCAGGGGGGGGTTTCACCGAGGGGCTGCAGACTGGAGCCCGCTGGGCGTGACCCGGGACAGAGCCTGGGAGACAGACGCAGGTGTGAGGGTCAGAGCTCTGCTGGGAAGGTCTGCTGGTGTCAGCAGAAAGGTTTGACAGACTCCTCACCTGCGAGGTGGACATGCGGGACGTGTCCTGGCGCCCCGTCAGGTCTGAGGAGGAGATGTTGACGGGGGCTCCACGATGAAGACGCATGCTCACCTTCCTCTCCTTCTCCATGCCTAAAGGAGCAGCAGCACACATTCCTGGTGAGCTGCACATGAAAGCATCCGTCCcctaaagcagcagcagcagcagcagcagcagcagcagcagcttctgctTCCTTCACTGGACGCGACGCTCTTCTTCCTCACATTGTAACTGTAACTTTCAGTCGGTTACAGATGAAGGCAAACAGCAGTTCTATGACAAACAGGAAGATGGAGGGCAGCTGCTTTTTATGAAAGTCATCAAAAACACCCGTTTTAATATTAAAGTCTTTATCCACcgactttttctgctgctgctttcagttgactttttgttttttaatgtccaTAACTGACAAAAGGAAACAGAACATTAGAAGACCTGCAGCGGCCCGGCCTTTGACCCCACGGAGCCTGAAAACCAGACTTCCGAAGCGCTCTGACCTGTGTGAGAGGCGGGGTTGAGAGGGGAGGGGGCCGCAGCGTCCTGGGGGGCCCTGGCTCTTCCGGAGCCGGACGGCATCCCTCTGGCTGCGGGGTTCCTGCCGTGCCTCAGCCTGTCCTCGCGCTCCCGCCGCTCCCTCTCGGCGTCCTCCACGGCTCTGTTGGCTCCCTAACGAGACAGTCATCCATCTTTGCGTCAACGACGGCACGAAACGAGCTCAGAGGAGCCGAACAACATCCCAGGACGCCATGGGAGCAGATGCTCCGGAGGACGTGTGTGTCttacatttctgtctgtcttaATGTTTTGAAacctttaaattaaaacaagtcTAGGTTTAAAACCCAAACATGTTTGGAAACCTCCTGAATGAGTGGTGTGGGTTGAAGAGCACTCTGACTTACAAACTTGAGCATGTTCCAGTCAAAGACGTAGTCGTAGGAGAAGCCTTGACGGTGGAAGAGGTTCCTGAAGAGCTGCCGCAGGTACGAGTAGTCTGGTTTATCGTCAAAGCGCagagagcggcagaagttcaggTAGGTGGCAAACTCGGCTTCAGAGGGAGGAAAACAGAGGTGAGAACAGGGCAGACTAGACGGAGAGGAGGTTCAAACGCCGCCGCTGTCTTTGACCTACATGGGTAGCCTTTGCAGAGGACCTCAATGGGCGTGGACATCTTCTTCTCACTGATGCGCTCATACTTTTGCCTCTTGGTTGCAGCTTTCAGGCCTTGCCAGGGGAGGGAACCCAGGTTGAAGTACATGAGGACGTATCCCAGCGACTCCAGGTCGTCACGCCTGGACTGTTCTGGAAAACAGGAGGTGGAACATCAGAGTCTGCCGGCTGCAGAAGAACGACTGGCCCCGCCTCCGCCTGAACTGCTCTTACCGATTCCCAGATGTGTGTTGATGGAGGCGTAGCGGGCGGTGCCGGTCAGGTTCTTGTTCTCGCGGTAGGGGATGTGCTGGTGTGTGCGCGCGTCACGGTACTTCTTAGCCAGACCGAAGTCGATGATGTAGACCAGGTTTCCCTTCTTGCCCAGACCCATCAGGAAGTTGTCTGGTTTGACGTCTCTGTGGATGAAGTTCTTGGAGTGGATGTACTCGATGCGGCTGATCTAGAGACAAGATGAAGGAGCGGCGTTGGACCGCGGCAGGAAACACTCTGACTCACAACTGAAGGAGACCCGAGCAGCCAGCATGCAGCTCCAGAGCAGCCGATACGTCCCTGGTGAGCTCACGCCTTTGAGTGATTACTTTATTCACCAAAACATGACGTGGGGCGTCTTAGCACCCGACTCGAGTACGATCTCTGCGTTCAGGCGTGAGCCACGAATCAAAGCGCCACCGCACAGACCGGCAGCCGGGCTGGTCACTTTCTCCTCACCATCTGGTCGGCCAGCAGCAGCACCGTCTTCAGGCTGAACTTGCGAGAGCAGAAGTTGAACAGATCCTCCAGACTGGGCCCGAGGAGCTCCATCACCATCACGTTGTAGTCGCCCTCAGCACCACACCACTTTATTATTGGAATCCCAACTGAAAACCACAAAAGGAACATTTGGTGCTTTTTCCCTTTTCAAGGACCCAACTGTCATTGCTTC includes:
- the csnk1d gene encoding casein kinase I is translated as MELRVGNRYRLGRKIGSGSFGDIYLGTDISVGEEVAIKLECVKTKHPQLHIESKIYKMMQGGVGIPIIKWCGAEGDYNVMVMELLGPSLEDLFNFCSRKFSLKTVLLLADQMISRIEYIHSKNFIHRDVKPDNFLMGLGKKGNLVYIIDFGLAKKYRDARTHQHIPYRENKNLTGTARYASINTHLGIEQSRRDDLESLGYVLMYFNLGSLPWQGLKAATKRQKYERISEKKMSTPIEVLCKGYPSEFATYLNFCRSLRFDDKPDYSYLRQLFRNLFHRQGFSYDYVFDWNMLKFGANRAVEDAERERREREDRLRHGRNPAARGMPSGSGRARAPQDAAAPSPLNPASHTGMEKERKVSMRLHRGAPVNISSSDLTGRQDTSRMSTSQALSRVTPSGLQSAAPR